The DNA sequence gtttatagttaaaaagcacttaaatattgatctttgttcaaaacaaaagtgatcgtgtcactttagaagacattaatttaatcgctggagtcatatcaatgacgtttatgctgactgtctgtgatttttggagcttcaaaagagaaatctccattcacttgcattttaaggacctactgagcagagatatttttctatttttcttcaaatgtgttctggtgaagacagaaagtcatgtacacctgggatatcatgagcgtgagtaaataatgagagaattttcatttttgggtgaactatccctttaaggggcttACAACTGGACCCTGGTTCCTACTTTTGATCTTGCAATCTTTCCCatcacaaattgtttttcttcattaaaatccAATCAATCTGTTGACACTTTGTTTAGAACATAAAGGATGTTCGAACAGAAATGCTTTACAATGTGTGTGTTCAtagacaaaaatgtgtgtttgacaTCATGCCATTTAGATTGAAATAGAAAgtgtacaaaataataaaaacattttctgcaTCAAAATGGTAGACAAACAGCTGTAAAACACACAAATAACTTGGGTGGATTCATTTCATTCTTTGTCCTGTCtgtgcacaaacaaacaaatcagacACCTTGTGGTCATGGCCATCTCCATGCACATAGGATCTAAAACAAAAATCATTAAACTAAAACTGCAACAGCTGGTTTAGCATCAGAAACTGTGTATTCTTCTGTATCTATACTCAACATCTGTATCAAGCATTAATACATTCCAAGTACAGATTAAATACCACTCAAATCtatccaaaataacttcatatcTCATAGGAGTTATGTTTTGAGTGACatttttcaatttattttgtAATCCATAATGGATTTATAAAAGACAACACATGCATCTTCTGGTTAAAACTTAACTGCAAGATTTGGTCCTGGAAAATGCATTTTCATTAACTGCTCCCTATCATCAGACCTAACAGGTGGGTCTTGGTTTTGTTAAATATAGTAAATTACACTTCATTTGAGTGGTTGTGGACAGAGGGACAAGGCAATGCCATGATACACTGGAATGTATCACTGTGTAATCTGGTGTTCAGACGTGGAGAGTTAGCGAATGCTCACGGGAGGAAATTCCGTTTCGTCATCCAGGCAAACAGGCCCTGCTGCAAACTCGTGTTCAGGAATCACCTCACCCTTCTTAGCTCCCCCATCCTCTGAGTACCCTGTGTAGAGAAGATTTAGGTGATcataaatgtgtgtttgagtttaaATGACTGTTAGTATGTGTATGTTGACATATACCTGTGAGAGTAGCAGTAACAGGTCCAGAGGAGGGGATGGCCACAGTGGCAGCATAAGACTGGCATGGTTGTGGTGGCTCTGTAGGTTCAGATGTCTCCTGCTGCTCCTCGTCTGATCCAAACAACCTGGAGGTCAAAAGCGAcatcagttttttttgtttttttttgctctcaAGTGTTGCCTAATAGACTGTAAAAGTGGTAtccagtcttaaagggatagttcacccaaaatgaatgaaaattctctcatcatttactcaccctcctgccatcccagatgtgtatgaatttctttcttcagcagtgaatggtgaccagaactttgaaggtccaaaagggacactaaggcagcataaaagtgaaacaaatcaatctttaagtccttttttacaataaaactccactttcacttgAACATTCTGGTGTGGTagtaactttcactttcataatcagccacctactggttggggctggtcaaaggtggagactgaaagtaaaaaaggacttaaatattgatctgtttctcacccacacctatcatattgcttaataagatatggatttaaccataagtcatatggattacttttttgctgcctttatgtcctttttggaccttctgagttctggtcaccattaacttgcattgtgtggaccaacagagctgaaatattcttctaaaaatctttatttgtgttcagcagaagaaagaaagtcatacacatctgcgatggcatgagggtgagtaaataatgagagaattttcatttttgggtgaactatccctttaacgagcTATTTCTACCTCATCTAACTCTAtcattagttttgttggtgtaacctaatgtattcaggttgatttagtgatgttaaataatatttttgacctgaataaaaccagttaatttagatgttaccaccaCATGAAGCTCATTTTTAGGTTAACCTTAACATTACAGCTGTTCCTTCACTAAGATCCACCCCCATTAGTTAATATAGCTTGCTCAGACAAGCTTTACATAGTGTCCCATTGGAAAGCATGTGACATTTCTGCGAACAGAGCAATTTACAGTCAATTGTGCACACAAAGTGGTAAAAATTTAATGGATAATGTTCTTGCATAGGCTGAAAATTAAATGTGACACTGCATTTTTATCTGTTGCAAGAGTGGACCTGGTGCAACTTTACCACTCATAAGGTAGAGagacaaaataaaaaaggaattaagTGGAGGGATCCTGCaacaatttattataatttaaaagtAACAAAAGTAACCAATGTGTTTCGGCACATAGGCTTTCGTATCAgggttttttgttcattttaaattatgataaagtttttttttttttttaccacaaatgTCGCTGGATCCCTCTGCttcattacatttttatctgtcatacttatttacaaatatttaaattatgtagtaacataattaaaaactttgcaaaatgatatcacagtcaattaaaaagaaaaaaagcctaATCTGATAGCAATTACAACTAATACAATTAGTGTACGTGAACAGAATTGTTCCTAACTTTTCTCAGTATATAGTACTGTGACCTCTTTAGTTACTATCTATGACCTAGACCTCTTTTATGACCTAAATCAATATGTAATTAAGTTATTACCTCTAATTTACTTGAAGCAAACAATTAATTTAGTCCACATAACATACTTCTCAAAATAAAACTTTAGAAAAGttctgtagaatttttttttaaaaccatccAAACACATAAGACTTTCATATACTTCTCTGAAAATATGGCAGACAGCAACAGTGGCAAAGTTAGGATTGAACAGTAATGTTTTTAAGGTAAAAAGTAAATTGATTTCTTTAAAAAGTGAAGACTCACCTATGCTTCTGCACCAAAGTACACTCACCCCCATCTTGAGGATCAATGTTATAGATAAATAGCTGCCCGTCAGAGGAGGCTACAAGCAACCGTGGAAGCTTCTGGATTCTGATTGGACAGATTTAAAAAAGTCATGAATTActggttttattttttctcagtaaatattacatttatatctcTAGATTGTAGAACTCACGTTGCCAGGGCACAGACATTCTTCTGACCAGCCATCTGGAGACGGACGGTAGCGAAGGCTCGGTCTTGACTCATCATGCCTGACACCTGTGCTGGGAGGTAACTGCTGGCTGCTGTGAACATCTTTCCTACATATGTTGACCAAGAGGGATTTTCCTCCTCCCCACTGCCAGAGAAACATAAACCCATGGATAAACACTGACAAAGTTTAGCCATGCTGACTCATTTGTTCAGTTGtttatttaatcaaatgaattacatttgtagCAAGGCATATTTTCCCAATTCTTAGAAGGTTATTGATGGTTTGTTTTCAAATAATCTATTAATAGGACTTCCACAAATTACCCaacaaaaacatcatataatcatatataataatattaaaccCAACATGAAAAGAAATTGCCACTCAAATTTATatacacaaaatgtttttcaaaatacaaaaacaaacttgACGCTATTTTAGGTGGTTACATATACATATAGTCCCAACCACTGAAATCCATGCAACATAaaagaaataagaataataatcaatttttggagtgaaatatgcaTATAAGGTATTCTAGTGGTTACGACTCCATTAATACTTTAGGTAATTGTTAATGTTgagtgtgatatactgtatagcaCGTgtgatatttactgtatatacctTGGGCTATGCTGTTCCAGTTTGAAAATGTGCACTGTCTCTGTATTGCTTGAGGCACAGAGGAACTGAGCATCCGGGCTGAAGGAAAGGGAGCTGATGCTGACATACCTTTGATTGCACAGACACACAGAGGTCAAAAGCGTACACAAAAAAAAGGCTCATCAATGCCACAGTTATTACACAAAAGGCTCCAACTGGCTCTTCATCTTGTGGATGATCAAAGGATAATCACTATCTGCTTTGAAATTGTGCTTCATACCTTTTCATGCCCCGCCGGAACTCGAACAAGCGCAGTCCCTCTGGAATGGAGAACACTCGAATCACAGTGCCCTGTCACAGCACAAAGTCATAGGACAAAACAATGCTCAGAGCTGTGTGTTCATATTTGTGTTTGGGTATGTGGCTTAGAAAGAAAATGTACCCTATTTTTACGACCATCAAGGTTATCATTAtgttcattattttcattacaattccGTGTTGAGTCCAGATATTTTACTTTTCTAATAATTCCCATTATGCTCAaaggtgattctcattagattctcattagtGTGATCCAGTTAGttttaatgtattacagtaaaaaaataaataaataatacttcaCAGTTTACATAAATAAAGTTCGTTCATCTAGGCTTGCCAGTCATATTTTAAGTATGTATAAGTGGCTGCTTCCCTCACACAGGTGACTACTTGTCCTGTATCCCTCCATCTCCCCATGTCAAGTCATCTCCACCTTTAAATatcataatatttacatttttaaaattgtttttctatTCCTTGTTTTAGTCAGATTTTCCATGGGggggatctcagagctcaagcctagtcctgtgctcgagcccctccattatggacagcaaACCAAATCTGTTTACCTTTAAACGCTCCtggactatatgaaccagtgaattCTTGAATATATTATTAAGGGAATTGGGACCATtaaaatgtctttgcattacaGTGAGAATTTAgaaagaaaatgtgcttaattgttatAAAAATTTCACAATGCAAGAAATCTTAATTGTCCCAAAAATAgatttaattttcacaaaatacattttcttctttctttctattgattttggggtgaatatgacccagacattttctcccaatttggaatgcccaattcccagtgtgcttttaagtccttgtggttgtgtagtgatttgcctcagtccaggtggcagaggacaaatcccagttgcctccacatctgagactgtcaacctgtgcatcttatcatgtggcttgttgagtgtgttgccatggagacatagtgcgtgtggaagcttcatgccatccactgtggcatccatgctcaactcaccacacaccccactgagaatgaaccacattatagtgaccatgaggagtttaccccatgtgactctaccctccctagcaactgggccaatttggttgcttaagagagctggctggagtcactcagcatgccctgggatttgaactagcaagctagtgaactccaggagtggtagccagagtattttaccactgagctacccaggcccccaacccggacatgttcttgacaggttttgtgagaatcacccggCTGTCCTATATAAACAGGATCTTACCCGTTCAGAAGCGCTGGCCAGTTTGGTGCCAGAGGCACTGAAGGTGATGGCGGCCAGTGGACTATCGTGGGCTGGAATCATGGTCACAGTGCTCTGCATAGGCAAAGAGAGACACAACGAGGAAGATTTAGCTTGGTGCATTAGGATCAGGCATTTATCATGGGAAATAGATCTCTCATGTACAACAAATAAATGTAGACCAAAGTAACAGCCAAATGAGCAGCTAAACTCTTGCTTTACCAGATTGTTGGCATCGTAGACAATAATTTCTCCGATGGTGTCACTGCCAGGGTATGCCAGGAAAGAGTTCGAATGGTTGATGGAGAGAGCACAGAGACCTAAGGAGACATACTGGTGGTTACACAGGAACCTACAGTATATAGTTTACTAGATTTAGTATTTGTGTAGATCTAATTGTTTTCTAACAACTGGCATATAAATTCAATTATTTCCTCAATCTAGTTTTACCTGATGGGTTGGATGGTGTGCTGAGAAGGGTCTTCAGGAGTTTCATGTcctttatattgtgaatataaatgGATTCTTCCAGACAAACAACCAGTCTCTGCAGCGGAACAAAACACAGCCAAAGACATTGTGGAGCTAAACAATTAAAGAGCACGCACAAACATTAATCCTTCTTAAGAGCTTTATAATTGATAATTGGCAGGAGCATTCCTGCAgcacagctgtgttgtgtttacCTGTCTGTTCAGGCGCACTGCAAGAATGTTGTTCGAGTAGCTGTAGTTGCAAATCTCCGTGCCCTTTTTGAAGTGGTAGACATTCATGCGACGTGGCATGGACTGACTCACCACCACCACCAGGCTGCTGGAGAAAAGCCTTTCCACGATGAACACGTCTGGAGTTTCTGCTGAAGGGGCAGCAGGGAGAAGCACACATTAACAGCAACGTACACAagctacatacatacacatgcagtAGTTGTAAGAGCACATtttaaagaccttttttttttatggatgggCAACATTTACAGCACTAGTTCAccttaaaagttacatttaaaatcCGGTCATCATTAACTTGAATACTGTATGTTCCTGTAGCTTAACTGGTaaagcatggcgctagcaataCCAAGgccatgggttcaattcccagagaacacacaaaactaataaatatatacagtatatgctttgGATGCACTGTaggtcactttgaataaaagcgtctgccaaatgcaaaaatgtaactCATAAAGCATCTTTTTGTGGAGAGACTATTTGCACCAGTTGGTGGCTGGTCTGGAGGAAGCACAGAAAATGAAGACAAACTGTGCCCTAAGTGTAGCTGCAGTGGTGTGGTGTGTAATGACAGTGTGGATGTGCTTCTTCATGCGGACGATCCGGGTTCAATTCCACCTTTTATCTACTTTTTCCTATCCTGCTTCCTGTCTCAATttgaatatttcctttaatacaacttataataataaataaaaattaatataaaggtgtatttccttgcagtgatttggtcacgataAAGATCAGTAGTGGAGAGaaagatttttttgtgattttctctttttattacatttttcaagaaacaaaaaacaaaaataaaccacaacaaacaacacacaaacaaaagaacAGATACTGTCAGCACAGCTTATTAATGCTACATGTATTTACATTACATAATAATACCATATAGAAATTACTGAATGAAAAACACTTTACAGTGTTAAAAGAATATGTCTTACTGCTCAGTGAGATAATCACAAATAGATTTTGAAACCCTTAACCAGGCCTGCACTGTTCTGGGCCTGGCTTTGTTAAGCCTGGCTGTTGAGCATTCCATATTAACTATTTATTGCATATTCAGTAATCACAGTCTTGTTATACCTGCATTAGTACCCCACCAAAGTTCAAAT is a window from the Myxocyprinus asiaticus isolate MX2 ecotype Aquarium Trade chromosome 13, UBuf_Myxa_2, whole genome shotgun sequence genome containing:
- the LOC127450845 gene encoding WD repeat domain phosphoinositide-interacting protein 1-like isoform X1, which translates into the protein METAEGADGPGGPPGLCCASFNQDSTSLAVGTKTGYRLFSVTSMDKLDCIHESAETPDVFIVERLFSSSLVVVVSQSMPRRMNVYHFKKGTEICNYSYSNNILAVRLNRQRLVVCLEESIYIHNIKDMKLLKTLLSTPSNPSGLCALSINHSNSFLAYPGSDTIGEIIVYDANNLSTVTMIPAHDSPLAAITFSASGTKLASASERGTVIRVFSIPEGLRLFEFRRGMKRYVSISSLSFSPDAQFLCASSNTETVHIFKLEQHSPSGEEENPSWSTYVGKMFTAASSYLPAQVSGMMSQDRAFATVRLQMAGQKNVCALATIQKLPRLLVASSDGQLFIYNIDPQDGGECTLVQKHRLFGSDEEQQETSEPTEPPQPCQSYAATVAIPSSGPVTATLTGYSEDGGAKKGEVIPEHEFAAGPVCLDDETEFPPINWCRDGSGRGKGRRP
- the LOC127450845 gene encoding WD repeat domain phosphoinositide-interacting protein 1-like isoform X2, which produces METAEGADGPGGPPGLCCASFNQDSTSLAVGTKTGYRLFSVTSMDKLDCIHESETPDVFIVERLFSSSLVVVVSQSMPRRMNVYHFKKGTEICNYSYSNNILAVRLNRQRLVVCLEESIYIHNIKDMKLLKTLLSTPSNPSGLCALSINHSNSFLAYPGSDTIGEIIVYDANNLSTVTMIPAHDSPLAAITFSASGTKLASASERGTVIRVFSIPEGLRLFEFRRGMKRYVSISSLSFSPDAQFLCASSNTETVHIFKLEQHSPSGEEENPSWSTYVGKMFTAASSYLPAQVSGMMSQDRAFATVRLQMAGQKNVCALATIQKLPRLLVASSDGQLFIYNIDPQDGGECTLVQKHRLFGSDEEQQETSEPTEPPQPCQSYAATVAIPSSGPVTATLTGYSEDGGAKKGEVIPEHEFAAGPVCLDDETEFPPINWCRDGSGRGKGRRP